The sequence below is a genomic window from Methanoculleus sp. 7T.
TTTACAACGGGGACGCCGGCCGGGGCGTTCTCATCCTTCTCGGGACGTATCTGGGCCTCCTAGTTCTCATCATCCCGGGTCTCGCCGTCTTCATCTACGGGATTTACGATGCGTACAAAACGGCAAAACGGATGAACGCGAGCGAGATCCCTTACCGGGAGACAAACGTCCTCCACATGGTCCTGTTCGTGGTCCTCTGGTTCTTCGGTGTCATCGCGTTCTTCGTCATGGCCGCAATCGTGGCGGCATTCGCCTTTGCGGTATACTAACCGACACCCTTTTTTCCCGGCGGCCGCTCGACCCGCGTCTCTTTCATCCCCCGCATACTACTCCGTATGCCAGTAGAGACGATCGCGTTCGAGATCACCGGGTCCGACCGAGGCCGGTTGAACCGTCTGCGCCGCTACCCAAGAGAACCATACCGGTCCATAGTTCGCCGACTCCTGGACCAGAGCGAGGACCCCGAGCCCCGGGACACTCGCCGAGATCCGGGCATCGCTTGATGAGATCAGGCGGGGCGGGTTTGTGACGCACGAGGAGTTGAAGCGGGATCTGGGGATTGAGTGAGATGCTCGCTCACCTACCCGAAAAAAGTCCGGCGCAAGTTAAAGCGTCTCCCAAAGGAGGCTGCCGCCGGGATAATCAGAGCGCTTGAACTGCTGGCTGAAGAAGAATCTCCCCACCTGCAGGTGAAGCACCTGACGAACTCACCGCTATTCTCCCTGCGCGTAGGGGTGTACCGAGTGATCCTGGCGTTTGAGCACCAACAACTCGTTAGTGTGGCGATCGATCCCGACCATCGAAAGAATGCCTATGATTAACCTGTGAGATGCCGTGTGAACTTCCCCGTCGTCTACATTCCTGCTGCATCGGAAGGGGCTGTTACAGTAGACGAGTTACCGTATCATCTTCCGATGGTCCGGTACGATACAGTAAAATCCTCCCCGGATTGTAAACCGATATTCAGCCGGTGACACCTCCGGGCCGGGCTTCTCCGCCCCTCCGGGGCACCCGACGATACGGTACATTCGAACAGCCAGCACAAAAGACGCCGTCAGCCGAGCGCAACCGCACGAACCGGCGCCGCGAGTGACGGACGAGTTCGGCCTCTTTTGCACGCCGCTGGGTGCTATATATAGTTGACGCCGGAACGGTTGCGTGGACCTGCCCATACGGAAGACCACGGCCAGCGTTCTCCCAGCTCGCGGGAGGCGTACTGGGCGGTGCCGGTTTCGGCCTGCCGCCCGGGGTTTCGGTAGAAAACCAGCATTCAAAACCACCCCGCGGAACGACGCGTGCCGGCGCTCATTCCTTTGCATCTCTCACCGAGGGCGCTTGAGAGGGGCCTTTTGGATCCTCCTACACCCGCTAGGCTGCATGAGACATTCTATTTTTTATTATAATAATCTCTGAATATTACCCCCGTAAAGGTTATATATTTATACCGCCATTCCCAGTTTCACCGGCTACCTTATGACCGGGCCTTAAATCGGAATTTGCACTCCGTCCGCCGGGTGCTCCCCGGAGCACTCGCTTTAGCCAGCCCGTTTGTTCCTACCGATAGGTATGTACCTCGGGTCTCGGTTGCGGAGAACGGAGATCACACAAGGGGGAAAAGAATGACTAAAATTACGCATCTGGCACTATTTTGTGCAGTTGTCGTCATCGGGATGCTGATACCGCCGGCAATGGCGGTAGATGCTGCGCCGGGGGAGCATGTCTATCGCTTCTTCGACAAGGCGCAGGACCGTCCCGATATCGACGGCGACATGATCGTCTGGGAAGATGACCGGAACGACGAACAGAAGAACGGGAACAAGGACATCTACTTTGCGACGATAGACGATATCCGGAATACAAAAGACGGCCGCTCTTTCGGCGAGCAGATAACGGACAATCCTGCCTCGCAGGAGAAACCGTCCATCTCGGGCGACCACATCGTCTGGCAGGATAACCGGAATGGGAACTGGGATATCTATCTCTACAAGCGATCTACAGGAAAGGAAGAACTCCTCACCGGCACGGGCAACCAGTGGATGCCCGAAATCTCCGGAAACTACGTTGCCTGGTACGACGACAGCAGCGGCAGGACAAACATCGTACTCTACGACATCGCCGCCGGGCGCGTGAAGGACGTCATCGACTGCGACGCAAGGACAACCATCCCCGGCGCATCGACTGAGTTCAAGCCCGCACTCTCGGAGAAGTATGTCGCTTGGGTGGAAGATGTGGACGCGAGGATCCGGTACTATGACATCGCGGCCGGCAAAACCATAGGCCCGGTCTCCACGAGCACGGCGGTTCAGTGCTGGCCTTCGCTCTCAGGAAGCCTTATCGCTTGGGAGGATTACCGAAACGGTAATCCCGACATCTATATGACCGATCTCGCGAATCCGTCCGAAGGAGAGCGGAGAATCACCCCCGACACTTCCGAACAGGTCTCGCCGGCGATCAGTGAGAGCATCATCGCCTGGGAGGACAAGCGGAGTGCGCCGCGGAGCATCTACATGTACGACCTCTCCACTGGGAAGGAGGTGTATGTATTTCGCTCGGTAGACGAGGACGATGAACAACTCTACCCCGCCGTCAGCGGCAACACGATCGTCTGGCAGCGCGGCACGAGCCCTAACTCGAACATCTACATCTTCAACTACCAGCTCGGAGGGGAGGTCCCCAAGGTCACGAACATCACGATCAGCCCCCCCACCGCCACCCTTAAGGTCGACGGCACGAAGCAGTTCGAGGCAACCGCCTTCGACCAGTCTGGGAAACCCATGGCCGGGGTTGCGTTCGACTGGGATAGCAGTAACAAAACCGTAGGGACCATTGACGCGGCAGGCATCTTCACCGCTCATGCCGCGGGCACGACTGATGTCATCGCAACGGCCGACGGGTTCTCTGTCAGAGTCGCCGTCACCGTCAACGCTCCGGCGCCGGTCGAGCGGGTGTTTACAAGTATCGCGATCGAGTCGCCCGTGGCTACCGTGGCTGTCGACGAGACGAAGGCGTTCAACGCAACTGCCCTTGACCAATTCGACGAAAAAATGATCGGGATTACGATCGACTGGACGAGCAGCAACGAGACCGTCGGAACCATCGTAAAGGAGACCGGCCTCTTCAGCGCTCACGCTCCGGGCACGACGACCGTCACCGCGTT
It includes:
- a CDS encoding zinc ribbon domain-containing protein, whose translation is MELPNFCPECGNQLISPKAEICPNCGVRLKTNPEKSPVIAALCSFAFTGLGQVYNGDAGRGVLILLGTYLGLLVLIIPGLAVFIYGIYDAYKTAKRMNASEIPYRETNVLHMVLFVVLWFFGVIAFFVMAAIVAAFAFAVY
- a CDS encoding type II toxin-antitoxin system RelE family toxin codes for the protein MRCSLTYPKKVRRKLKRLPKEAAAGIIRALELLAEEESPHLQVKHLTNSPLFSLRVGVYRVILAFEHQQLVSVAIDPDHRKNAYD